The Streptomyces puniciscabiei genomic interval GTCCGGAATGATCGTGAACGCCTTCGCCAGGCAGTACGACTGCGCCGAGAACAGCTGGTCCTCGTAGTGGATGCCCTCCGGGAAGCGGAGTTCGTGGCGGTCCAGGAAGGAGCGCGCGTACATCTTGCTCGTCGACAGGTGCTCGAACAGCAGGCGGGGGTCCGCGTCGATGCCCTCCACCGTGCGGCGCTCGGCGACGAGGTGCGGCATCCACGTGGTGCGGCGGCCGGTGTCCACCCGGTGCCGGCGCACCGCGCCCATGGTGAAGTCCACCTCGCGCTCGCGGTGCGCGGCGAGCAGCAGCTCGACCGCCCGCGGCGTCAGTTCGTCGTCGCTGTCGAGGAACATCAGATACGGCGCCCGGGCGATGTCGATGGCCCGGTTGCGCGGGGCGCTGCAGCCGCCGCTGTTCTCCGGCAGGCGGAGGTAGCGGACGCGGTCGTCCTGCGCCTCCAGCCGGCGTGCCACCTCGGGCGTGTTGTCCGTCGAGTGGTCGTCGCTGATGATGATCTCGATGTTCGCGTGCGTCTGGGCGCGCAGCGAGGCGACCGCCCGGGGCAGGCGGGCGGCGTCGTTGTAGACGATGACCGTCACCGTCACGTCGGGGGTGGTCATGCCGAGGCCTCCTCGGGGGTCGGGGCGGGGGTGCGTTCCTCGAGCGGGATCACCGGTGGCAGGGACTCCTCCGGCTCGCCCAGGAACACCCGTCGTACGACCCGTTCGGCGGCGCGGCCGTCGTCGTACTCGCAGAACCGGCGCCGGAAGGCGGCCCGTGCCTTGGCCGCGCTCTCGTCACGCCAGGCGCCGGAGACGAAGATCTCCGTCAGCTCCTCCTGGGTGCGGGCGACCTGGCCGGGGTGGTCGGTCATGAGGTCGAAGTAGACGCCCCGGGTGGTCCGGTAGGTCTCCCAGTCGTCGGCGTAGACGACGATCGGGCGGTCGAGGTTGGCGTAGTCGAACATGATCGACGAGTAGTCCGTGACCAGCGCGTCGGCGGCCAGGCACAGCTCCTCGACGGGGTCGTAGGAGGAGACGTCGATGATCCGGCCGGAGCGGCGCAGGCCGGTCAGCGGGGAGGCGGCGCCGCCGTAGAAGTAGTGGGCGCGCACCAGGAGCACGGTGTCCTCGCCGAGGCGGTCGGCGAGGGCCGCGAGGTCCAGGCGCGGGGTGAAGCCGGCCTCGTAGTCGCGGTGCGTGGGCGCGTACAGGACGGCCGTCTTGCCGGGCGGGATGCCGAGGCGCTCGCGGGCGGCGCGGACGTCGGCGGCCGTGGCCGAGTAGAAGACGTCGTTGCGCGGGTAGCCGTAGTCCAGCGAGGTGTAGCGGGCCGGGTAGGCGCGCTCCCACATGCGGGTGGAGTGGCTGTTGGCGCTGACGCTGTAGTCCCACTTGTCGATGCGGGCCAGCAGGGCGTCGAAGTCCAGGCCCTTGGCGGCGGCCGGGTGCTCCATCTGGTCCAGGCCCATGCGCTTGAGCGGGGTGCCGTGGTGGGTCTGGAGGTGGATCGCGTCGGGGCGCTTGACCACCGCGTTGGGGAAGTTGACGTTGTTGACGAGGTACTTGGCGGTGGCCAGGGTCTCCCAGTAACGGCGGGTGCCGGGGATCACATGGTCGGTGCCGGGCGGCAGCAGGGCCTCGTTGCTCTTCGACACCACCCACACCGGGTGGATGTGCGGGGCGAGTTCGCGGAGCTTGGCGGCGATCGCGGCCGGGTTGCAGGCCACTCCGCGCTCCCAGTAGGCGGCGAACACGGCCAGGTTCGGGTCGACCGGGCGGGTCAGGGCGCGGCGGTACTGCTGGTCGCGGAGCTTGGCGCCGACCTGCTTCTTCCGGGTCCGTACGGCCTTCTTGGCGGCGCGGCGGGTGCGGTTGGCGGCCTGGAACGCACGGTACTTGGTGTACGCGCCCTCCTCCAGCAGGGCGTGCCGTACGCCCTCCACGCCCGCCGGGTGCTCGTGGTTCTCGGGGCGCCAGCGGACCGCGGCCAGGGAGGCGCGGCGGAAGAACTCGCGGGCCACCGCGTCGGGCAGGTTCTCCCCGGCGAAGGTGCGCACGAGGTCGCGCATCATCAGGTCGTACAGCACCACGCGGGCGGCGCGGCGGTCCTTGGCGAGCGCGAGCACCGACTCGTAGCGCTCGATCAGGTCGAACCGGTCCTCGGGGGCGAGCGGCGGCAGGCTCTCGGGGCGCAGTTCGCGGCTTTCGTACGCCGCCTGGTTCAGGCAGGCGACACGGTCGGCGAGCAGCAGGGCGGCGTGGGCGGCCTGCGGTTCGTCGTCGGTGGTGAGGCGCTCCTCGTGGGCCCGCCAGAAGTCGGCGCGCAGGACCCGGTTGCCGAGCAGCGGGGTGAGGCGCAGCAGGTCGGCGGCCTCGTCCAGGGGCAGGCTCGCGCGGCCGACGGCGGCGAGGAGCCGGCCGTCGCGGGAGGGCGTGCCGGCGGTCTGCCAGGTGGTGGTGACGTGGTCGACGAGCAGAATATCCGCGCCCGTTACGCCATCGGGGTCAGTGGCGTCCAGCTCTGCGGTCCGCTCGGCGATCAGCCGCGCGGCGCCGGCCGGCAGGCTGTCCTTGGCGTGGACGAAGTGCAGCCAGCGGCCGGTGGCGCGG includes:
- a CDS encoding CDP-glycerol glycerophosphotransferase family protein, whose amino-acid sequence is MPQLSVIVYGPNAQGHLTELLDSLEAHPLSDAEVIVAAVGDWAREAAEGHAPETVVVPLPDGTGDAAARAAGAARATGRWLHFVHAKDSLPAGAARLIAERTAELDATDPDGVTGADILLVDHVTTTWQTAGTPSRDGRLLAAVGRASLPLDEAADLLRLTPLLGNRVLRADFWRAHEERLTTDDEPQAAHAALLLADRVACLNQAAYESRELRPESLPPLAPEDRFDLIERYESVLALAKDRRAARVVLYDLMMRDLVRTFAGENLPDAVAREFFRRASLAAVRWRPENHEHPAGVEGVRHALLEEGAYTKYRAFQAANRTRRAAKKAVRTRKKQVGAKLRDQQYRRALTRPVDPNLAVFAAYWERGVACNPAAIAAKLRELAPHIHPVWVVSKSNEALLPPGTDHVIPGTRRYWETLATAKYLVNNVNFPNAVVKRPDAIHLQTHHGTPLKRMGLDQMEHPAAAKGLDFDALLARIDKWDYSVSANSHSTRMWERAYPARYTSLDYGYPRNDVFYSATAADVRAARERLGIPPGKTAVLYAPTHRDYEAGFTPRLDLAALADRLGEDTVLLVRAHYFYGGAASPLTGLRRSGRIIDVSSYDPVEELCLAADALVTDYSSIMFDYANLDRPIVVYADDWETYRTTRGVYFDLMTDHPGQVARTQEELTEIFVSGAWRDESAAKARAAFRRRFCEYDDGRAAERVVRRVFLGEPEESLPPVIPLEERTPAPTPEEASA